A genomic window from Vagococcus sp. CY52-2 includes:
- a CDS encoding lipoate--protein ligase family protein, with protein MSLKQAIVLFEQHHLTNENKYDPFIVTDILADYSGKHGIPIIHFWTMTNQLILGMQDTRVTDLSDAISSVRSHHYHPVVRNSGGLAVVADDGILNFSMILPQEFTNQTSINHGYDTMKAIISNALSSFNVTIDSFEVVNSYCPGEYDLSINEKKFAGIAQRRIKKGLSIMIYISVNGNQEKRGNLVQQFYQAGLKDKFGKETFPPVDPNSMRNLSDLLQQKLNVEQMQMLIIEAISQNWTIDDTAQVKFNHFLTSDEFKESYDKGYQRMEQRNERINTILKEVD; from the coding sequence ATGTCGTTAAAACAAGCAATTGTTCTGTTTGAACAACATCATCTAACAAATGAAAATAAATATGATCCATTTATCGTAACAGATATTTTGGCTGATTACTCAGGTAAACATGGGATCCCTATCATTCATTTTTGGACGATGACAAATCAACTAATATTAGGAATGCAAGATACTCGTGTCACAGACTTAAGTGATGCCATCTCTTCGGTTAGATCCCATCACTATCATCCTGTTGTACGAAATTCTGGCGGTTTAGCTGTAGTAGCGGATGATGGGATTTTAAACTTTTCAATGATTTTACCACAAGAATTTACTAATCAAACCAGTATTAATCATGGATATGACACAATGAAAGCCATCATTTCAAATGCTTTATCTTCATTCAATGTTACTATAGACTCTTTCGAGGTAGTAAATTCCTACTGTCCTGGTGAATACGATTTAAGTATTAATGAAAAAAAATTTGCCGGTATTGCCCAACGTCGAATAAAAAAAGGCTTAAGCATTATGATTTATATCAGCGTTAATGGTAACCAAGAAAAAAGAGGAAACCTAGTCCAACAATTTTATCAAGCGGGTTTAAAAGACAAATTTGGAAAAGAAACTTTTCCTCCAGTTGATCCAAACTCTATGCGAAATTTATCGGACTTACTACAACAAAAACTGAACGTTGAACAAATGCAAATGCTCATTATTGAAGCCATTAGTCAAAACTGGACAATTGACGATACTGCTCAAGTCAAATTTAACCATTTTTTAACTTCTGATGAATTTAAAGAAAGTTATGACAAGGGCTACCAAAGAATGGAACAGCGAAATGAGAGGATTAATACTATTTTAAAGGAGGTGGATTAA
- the rpoE gene encoding DNA-directed RNA polymerase subunit delta, giving the protein MEIKAFEGVNKNELSMIEVAHAILNQRGDIIDFSDLVNEIQNYLEKADSEIRDILPQFYTDLNIDGSFISLGDNRWGLRSWYPIDSIDEEVSGVDEDEEETPRRKKRKKVNAFIAMDDDAIDYNDDDPEDLDLVDHDEDDDELYEDEEDETKEIKEYTTDLSEIGADNDVDDDVPEGVEEDLTIVEEDDLYENDDEEDEEL; this is encoded by the coding sequence TTGGAAATTAAAGCTTTTGAAGGCGTAAATAAAAATGAATTGTCGATGATTGAAGTTGCACATGCAATTTTAAATCAACGTGGAGACATTATTGATTTTAGTGATTTAGTAAATGAAATCCAAAACTACTTAGAAAAAGCAGATAGTGAAATTCGTGACATCTTGCCACAATTTTATACAGACTTAAATATTGACGGAAGTTTTATTTCTTTAGGAGATAATCGTTGGGGCCTGCGTAGCTGGTATCCAATCGATTCAATTGATGAAGAAGTTTCTGGTGTGGATGAAGACGAAGAAGAAACACCACGTCGTAAAAAACGTAAAAAAGTAAATGCTTTTATCGCAATGGATGACGATGCCATTGATTACAATGATGATGATCCAGAAGATTTGGACTTAGTCGATCATGATGAAGATGATGATGAGTTGTATGAAGATGAAGAAGATGAAACAAAAGAAATCAAAGAATACACAACTGATTTATCAGAAATCGGTGCTGACAATGACGTTGATGATGACGTGCCAGAAGGTGTAGAAGAAGATCTAACCATCGTTGAAGAAGATGATTTATACGAAAATGATGATGAAGAAGACGAAGAATTATAA
- a CDS encoding metal ABC transporter substrate-binding protein — protein sequence MKRITKIILGVALTSLLVACGNTVKEDKKEADKLQVVTSFYPMYDFAKKVTGDKAEVTVLTEAGVEPHDYEPSAKDLAKIQNADVFIYNSNEMETWVRDVLASIDTKKVKVIEASQGIDLMEATEEHEHEGEASHDHQLDPHVWLDPVLAKKEVETITKGLVEVDTPNKDIYEKNSTDFTQKLNKLNEAYVDATKDATQKTFVTQHTAFSYLAKQYGLKQVAISGISPDQEPTPKELKNIEDLVKKDNIKVIYTESSASSKVAETITSATGATLSELNPLESLTKKEMDGGEDYLSVMYTNLEHLKLTIK from the coding sequence ATGAAACGCATAACGAAAATTATTTTAGGTGTCGCTTTGACTAGTTTACTTGTTGCATGTGGTAATACGGTAAAAGAAGATAAAAAAGAAGCAGATAAACTACAAGTGGTAACCTCTTTTTATCCCATGTATGATTTTGCGAAAAAAGTTACGGGAGACAAAGCAGAGGTGACGGTTTTAACAGAAGCTGGTGTAGAACCGCATGATTATGAGCCCAGTGCAAAAGATTTGGCAAAAATTCAAAATGCTGATGTATTTATTTATAATTCAAACGAGATGGAAACATGGGTAAGAGATGTCCTTGCATCTATTGATACGAAAAAAGTGAAAGTGATTGAAGCAAGCCAAGGTATTGACTTGATGGAAGCAACTGAAGAACATGAGCATGAAGGAGAAGCCTCACATGATCATCAATTAGATCCGCATGTGTGGTTAGATCCTGTTTTGGCTAAAAAAGAAGTAGAGACGATTACAAAAGGCTTAGTTGAAGTTGATACACCAAATAAAGATATCTATGAAAAGAATTCAACTGACTTTACACAGAAACTAAATAAATTAAATGAAGCTTACGTGGATGCAACAAAAGATGCCACTCAAAAAACATTTGTCACACAACACACTGCCTTTTCATATTTAGCTAAACAATATGGATTAAAACAGGTGGCAATTTCTGGCATTTCTCCTGATCAAGAACCTACACCTAAAGAATTAAAAAATATTGAAGACTTAGTCAAAAAAGATAATATTAAAGTGATTTATACAGAAAGTAGCGCGTCATCAAAAGTAGCCGAAACCATTACTAGCGCAACTGGGGCGACACTTTCAGAACTTAATCCGTTAGAGAGTTTGACTAAAAAAGAGATGGATGGGGGAGAAGATTATCTGTCTGTTATGTATACGAATTTAGAACACTTAAAATTAACCATAAAATAA
- the gndA gene encoding NADP-dependent phosphogluconate dehydrogenase, whose translation MSKQQIGVVGMAVMGKNLALNIESRGYTVSIFNRTSSKTEEVIKEYPDKNLVATYSIEEFVNSLETPRRILLMVKAGKATDLTIESLLPFLDEGDVLIDGGNTYFKDTIRRNEALATSGINFIGTGVSGGEEGALKGPSMMPGGQKEAYELVAPIFEQIAAKAEDGVPCVTYIGPNGAGHYVKMVHNGIEYGDMQLIAESYDILTRVLGLSVEEVADIFKEWNTGELDSYLIEITSDILTRKDDLGTGKPIVDVILDAAGNKGTGKWTSQNALDLGTPLPLITESVFARYISALKTERVAASEIIPVPPVKEFTGDKKEFVEKIRQALYFSKIMSYAQGFAQMRMASEEYGWDLNYGNIAKIFRAGCIIRAQFLQKITDAYERNPEIKNLILDDYFLDITTKYQQSVRDVVALAVETGVPVPTFSSAISYYDSYRTKDLPANIIQAQRDYFGAHTYERKDRDGVFHYDWYGEENK comes from the coding sequence ATGTCTAAACAACAAATTGGTGTTGTCGGTATGGCAGTCATGGGTAAAAACTTAGCGTTAAATATAGAAAGTAGAGGATACACTGTTTCTATTTTTAACCGTACATCATCAAAAACAGAGGAAGTAATCAAAGAGTATCCTGATAAAAATTTAGTTGCAACTTATTCTATCGAAGAGTTTGTTAATTCTCTTGAAACACCAAGACGAATTTTATTAATGGTAAAAGCAGGTAAAGCGACTGATTTAACAATCGAAAGTTTACTACCATTTTTAGATGAAGGGGATGTGTTAATCGATGGTGGGAATACTTACTTCAAAGATACTATCCGTCGTAATGAAGCGTTAGCAACTTCTGGTATTAACTTTATCGGTACTGGTGTATCTGGTGGAGAAGAGGGGGCGTTAAAAGGGCCTTCTATGATGCCAGGTGGACAAAAAGAAGCGTATGAATTAGTAGCCCCAATCTTTGAACAAATTGCAGCAAAAGCAGAAGATGGTGTGCCATGTGTGACGTATATTGGACCAAATGGTGCAGGTCACTATGTAAAAATGGTACATAATGGAATCGAGTATGGAGACATGCAATTAATTGCTGAATCATATGACATCTTAACTCGCGTTTTAGGTTTATCAGTTGAAGAAGTTGCTGACATTTTTAAAGAATGGAATACAGGTGAGTTGGACAGCTACTTAATCGAAATCACGTCAGATATTTTAACGCGTAAAGATGATTTAGGAACCGGTAAACCAATTGTTGATGTTATCTTAGATGCTGCTGGTAATAAAGGAACTGGTAAATGGACAAGTCAAAACGCACTTGATTTAGGAACACCACTACCGCTTATTACAGAATCTGTTTTTGCTCGATATATCTCAGCATTAAAAACTGAGCGTGTAGCGGCAAGTGAGATTATTCCTGTACCACCAGTGAAAGAATTTACTGGAGATAAAAAAGAATTTGTAGAAAAAATTCGTCAAGCATTATACTTTAGTAAAATCATGAGTTACGCACAAGGATTTGCTCAAATGCGTATGGCTAGTGAAGAATATGGTTGGGATCTAAATTATGGTAATATAGCGAAAATCTTTAGAGCAGGATGCATTATTCGTGCCCAATTCTTACAAAAAATTACGGATGCCTATGAACGAAATCCAGAAATTAAAAATCTTATTTTAGATGATTATTTCTTAGATATCACAACAAAATACCAACAATCAGTTCGTGATGTTGTTGCCTTAGCTGTTGAAACAGGTGTACCTGTTCCCACATTCTCATCAGCTATTTCTTACTACGATTCTTATCGTACAAAAGATTTACCTGCTAACATCATTCAAGCACAAAGAGATTACTTTGGTGCTCATACTTACGAACGTAAAGATCGTGATGGCGTGTTCCATTATGATTGGTATGGGGAAGAAAACAAATAA
- a CDS encoding DUF1934 domain-containing protein translates to MSKREKTPINILVKTEVTKEQELKEFLVEVKGNMVVINDVIYLRYEELLEGIDKPVPVTIKILPDETVTLIRSGDVKMKLNFSYEEKRETTYATPYGMMSISTMTNHLHISLKDNPQSGDLTIDYDLFAGEEKLGTYHLMINFSGENR, encoded by the coding sequence GTGTCAAAAAGAGAAAAAACACCAATTAATATTTTGGTGAAAACTGAGGTTACAAAAGAGCAAGAATTGAAAGAATTTTTAGTAGAAGTCAAAGGTAATATGGTAGTAATTAATGATGTCATCTATTTAAGATACGAAGAATTACTGGAAGGAATTGATAAACCTGTTCCTGTTACAATAAAAATTTTACCAGATGAAACGGTAACATTGATTCGCTCAGGTGATGTTAAAATGAAATTAAATTTTTCCTATGAGGAAAAGCGGGAAACAACATATGCTACTCCTTATGGCATGATGAGTATTTCAACCATGACTAATCATTTACATATTAGTCTAAAAGATAATCCACAATCAGGTGATTTAACAATTGATTATGATTTATTTGCTGGAGAAGAAAAGTTAGGGACATACCATTTGATGATTAATTTTAGTGGGGAGAATAGATGA
- a CDS encoding DMT family transporter, with translation MEKRSSKLKGMILAILGGVFWGASGVVAEYLMTTKHVSASWLVAVKMIVAGFLILMYQMGKGNKDSLSPLKNKTELIQLIIFSVLGVLGLQYSFFKAIQVSNAATATILQYLSPILLVVYFIIEKKELPNKSSVVSIVLSLLGTFLLVTKGNLNELAMSPNGLFWGLLSAFLGAFYIIQPRKLMAKYGTTLIIGWGMLIGGVSFQVYQPIWQDVPTFTPGVLLGILVIVIIGTVFSYICLLKSTEYIPPQFSSLLTSFEPLSSALFSVLFLGLVLKPIEIVSMLLIIFAVFLLSRCDIS, from the coding sequence ATGGAAAAAAGAAGTAGTAAATTAAAGGGTATGATTTTAGCTATTTTAGGTGGAGTTTTTTGGGGAGCATCTGGAGTAGTGGCTGAATATTTGATGACAACAAAACACGTATCAGCTAGTTGGCTTGTAGCCGTTAAAATGATTGTGGCAGGTTTTTTAATTTTAATGTATCAAATGGGAAAAGGGAATAAAGATAGCTTATCTCCTCTAAAAAATAAAACTGAATTAATTCAATTAATTATTTTTAGTGTACTGGGAGTACTTGGGTTACAGTATTCTTTTTTCAAAGCTATTCAAGTTAGTAATGCAGCGACTGCAACGATATTACAATATCTATCACCAATATTATTAGTCGTTTATTTTATTATCGAAAAGAAAGAGCTACCAAATAAATCAAGTGTGGTCAGTATTGTGCTATCATTATTGGGGACTTTTTTATTAGTAACTAAAGGAAACCTAAATGAATTAGCTATGTCACCGAATGGGTTGTTTTGGGGATTATTATCAGCATTTTTAGGTGCTTTTTATATTATTCAACCAAGAAAACTTATGGCAAAATATGGAACAACACTTATTATAGGATGGGGTATGCTAATAGGTGGGGTGTCTTTTCAGGTTTATCAACCGATTTGGCAAGATGTACCTACTTTTACACCTGGTGTGTTACTAGGGATTTTAGTTATAGTGATTATTGGTACCGTTTTTTCATATATCTGTTTACTTAAAAGTACAGAATATATACCACCACAGTTTTCGAGTTTATTAACATCATTTGAACCACTAAGTTCAGCTTTATTTTCAGTTTTATTTTTAGGATTGGTTTTAAAACCTATCGAGATAGTCAGTATGTTATTGATTATTTTTGCTGTTTTTCTTTTGTCTAGATGTGATATCTCATAA
- a CDS encoding HD domain-containing protein: MIEKVFRDPIHHDIKVEHPIILELINAKEFQRLRRIKQLGTTSLTFHTSEHSRFGHSLGVYEITRRICNYFKRNYDVKEYGEYGWDDSERLVTLCAALLHDLGHGPFSHTFEAIFKTNHEQVTVDIITSKKTEINRILRQVSEEFPDKVASVIAKTYPNKQVVQLISSQIDADRMDYLLRDAYFTGTEYGTFDLTRILRVIRPHKSGIVFKISGMHAVEDYIVSRYQMYMQIYFHPVSRGMEMVLDRLLQRAQDLYHDNKSYFNKTSPLLVPFLAHDFDLNDYLVLDDGVLTTAFHLWSHSDDAILNDLSKRFLNRVPFKSAAFSTENFIMLPDLQDLVEKVGFNHTYYTAINSSFDLPYDFYKPEKSQNKTQIELIYPDGELIELSSASELVRAIAGETKGDQRFYFPDEMLASSTLDNYTLFEDSINTFNNSIKNGEIIKKDV; encoded by the coding sequence TTGATTGAAAAAGTATTTAGAGATCCTATACACCACGATATTAAAGTGGAACACCCAATTATTTTAGAATTAATTAATGCCAAAGAATTCCAACGCCTAAGACGAATCAAGCAACTTGGAACAACATCTCTAACCTTTCACACATCAGAGCATTCTCGTTTTGGTCACTCTTTAGGGGTCTACGAAATTACTCGCCGCATTTGCAACTATTTTAAACGAAATTATGATGTGAAAGAGTACGGGGAGTATGGATGGGATGATTCAGAACGACTTGTTACACTATGTGCGGCATTATTACATGATTTAGGTCACGGACCTTTTTCACATACATTTGAAGCGATTTTTAAAACAAATCATGAACAAGTAACCGTTGATATCATTACCTCAAAAAAAACTGAGATCAATCGTATTTTACGACAAGTGTCAGAAGAATTTCCTGACAAAGTAGCGAGTGTGATTGCTAAAACCTATCCAAATAAACAAGTCGTTCAACTGATTTCTAGTCAAATCGATGCAGATAGGATGGATTATTTATTACGAGACGCCTATTTTACTGGAACAGAATATGGTACATTTGATTTAACACGTATTTTACGCGTCATCAGACCTCATAAAAGTGGGATTGTTTTTAAAATAAGTGGCATGCATGCTGTTGAAGATTACATTGTTAGCCGCTATCAGATGTACATGCAAATTTATTTTCATCCTGTCTCTCGAGGAATGGAAATGGTATTAGATCGTTTATTACAACGAGCTCAAGATTTATACCATGATAATAAATCATATTTTAATAAAACGTCGCCTCTTTTAGTTCCTTTCCTTGCACATGATTTTGATTTAAACGATTATCTTGTGTTAGATGATGGTGTATTAACTACGGCATTTCATTTATGGAGCCATTCAGATGATGCTATTTTAAATGATTTATCTAAACGATTTTTAAATCGTGTTCCATTTAAATCAGCAGCCTTTTCAACTGAGAACTTTATCATGTTACCAGATTTGCAAGATTTAGTTGAAAAAGTTGGTTTTAATCATACCTATTATACTGCCATTAATTCCAGTTTTGATTTACCTTATGATTTTTATAAACCAGAAAAATCACAAAATAAAACACAAATTGAGCTTATATATCCGGATGGTGAACTGATTGAACTATCTAGTGCTAGTGAGTTAGTTAGAGCAATTGCAGGAGAAACTAAAGGAGATCAACGCTTTTATTTCCCTGATGAAATGCTTGCATCCTCTACATTAGACAATTATACTTTATTTGAAGACTCTATTAACACTTTTAACAACTCCATAAAAAATGGAGAAATAATTAAAAAGGACGTGTAA
- a CDS encoding DUF1622 domain-containing protein has protein sequence MISEVVDKIIFVLNAFSVIILLVGVAKAVIDFTKNEFGSGTREEISFRNNKIKLYLGSYILLSLEVLIASDIIETILNPSTQDIVILGGIVVIRTAISYFLGKEIEQTHNEEE, from the coding sequence ATGATTAGTGAGGTAGTAGATAAAATAATTTTTGTATTAAATGCTTTTTCAGTGATTATTCTCTTAGTGGGTGTGGCAAAAGCCGTCATCGATTTTACTAAAAATGAATTTGGAAGCGGCACAAGGGAAGAAATATCTTTCAGAAATAATAAAATTAAATTATATTTAGGATCTTATATATTACTAAGTTTAGAAGTGCTTATTGCGTCAGATATTATTGAAACTATTTTAAACCCATCAACACAAGATATTGTTATCTTAGGTGGAATTGTCGTGATCAGAACTGCTATCTCTTATTTTTTAGGAAAAGAAATTGAACAAACACATAATGAGGAAGAGTAG
- the yidA gene encoding sugar-phosphatase, translating to MGIKMVTIDIDGTLVNSERKLTPKVKETIKKASDSGIDIVLTTGRPTIGVIDLVKELELENDHSFIITYNGGMIQNAGTKEIILRHSLSLDDYQDVELLSRKLGVHFHVQDADTMYTANPDISPYTINEAVITGIPLQYKPVNDMTKDIKLVKAMMIDHEDILDAAIKKIPQEFHERFAIVKSAPYYLEILDPKATKGESVKELAEHLNIKQEEVMAIGDNENDLSMIEYAGIGVAMGNAVDSVKSIANKITKTNDEDGVAYAINEWVLNNN from the coding sequence TTGGGAATTAAAATGGTCACGATTGATATTGACGGCACTTTAGTCAATTCAGAAAGAAAATTAACACCAAAAGTGAAGGAAACAATTAAAAAAGCTTCTGATAGTGGGATTGATATTGTTTTAACAACAGGAAGACCAACTATTGGCGTAATTGATTTAGTAAAAGAACTTGAATTAGAAAATGACCACAGTTTTATTATTACATATAATGGTGGCATGATTCAAAATGCTGGAACAAAAGAAATTATTTTACGTCATTCACTGTCATTAGATGACTATCAAGATGTCGAACTATTATCACGTAAACTAGGCGTTCATTTCCATGTACAAGATGCTGATACAATGTATACAGCTAATCCTGATATTAGTCCCTATACCATTAACGAAGCAGTAATCACAGGTATTCCACTACAATATAAACCGGTAAATGACATGACAAAAGATATCAAACTTGTAAAAGCAATGATGATTGATCATGAAGATATTCTTGATGCAGCAATTAAAAAAATTCCACAAGAATTTCATGAACGCTTTGCCATCGTTAAAAGTGCTCCTTACTATCTAGAGATACTAGATCCTAAAGCAACTAAAGGAGAATCAGTCAAAGAACTGGCTGAGCATCTAAACATTAAACAAGAAGAAGTCATGGCAATTGGTGACAATGAAAATGACTTATCTATGATTGAATATGCAGGTATTGGGGTTGCGATGGGAAATGCTGTAGACAGTGTAAAAAGCATTGCAAACAAAATAACTAAAACAAATGATGAAGATGGTGTAGCATATGCCATTAACGAATGGGTGCTTAACAATAACTAA